One part of the Quercus lobata isolate SW786 chromosome 7, ValleyOak3.0 Primary Assembly, whole genome shotgun sequence genome encodes these proteins:
- the LOC115951707 gene encoding uncharacterized protein LOC115951707, translated as MQQWRPLEPHCFKVNFDAAVFRASCLVGLGVIVRNNRGEAMGALSASIPLAHSVADLEALACLKAVQFALELGLNRVVVEGDSTVIINALLHGADCMASFGNILGDIRMHSDVFQIVEFASVNHKCNAVADALAKKAKTVRGVQVWLSDLPADIAPLLLFDVR; from the coding sequence ATGCAGCAGTGGCGCCCCCTTGAACCTCATTGTTTTAAGGTAAACTTCGATGCTGCGGTGTTTCGTGCTTCATGTTTGGTGGGTTTAGGTGTCATTGTTCGTAACAACAGAGGGGAGGCCATGGGTGCTCTGTCTGCGTCCATTCCTTTGGCCCATTCAGTGGCAGATTTGGAAGCCTTAGCTTGTTTGAAGGCTGTTCAGTTTGCTTTAGAGCTTGGTCTCAATCGTGTTGTGGTTGAAGGGGATTCTACAGTTATCATTAATGCTCTCCTTCATGGTGCGGATTGTATGGCCAGTTTCGGCAACATCTTAGGCGATATTCGGATGCACTCTGATGTTTTTCAAATTGTAGAATTTGCTTCTGTTAATCATAAGTGTAATGCTGTGGCAGATGCGCTTGCTAAGAAAGCAAAGACAGTTAGGGGGGTTCAGGTTTGGCTATCTGATTTGCCAGCTGATATTGCCCCGTTGCTTTTGTTTGATGTTCGTTAA
- the LOC115951709 gene encoding disease resistance protein At4g27190-like — protein MAVVSQTLDLKNIQSQIAEMLGLKIVEEYPLTRAKRLKIRLMDSKSVLVILDDVWDALDLDLVGIPNGGQHNRCKILLTSRSEEACTQMKSQKIFKIEVLSKEEAWNLFREMAGNCVDTTDLRQTAKEVAKECGGLPVAIVTVGRALENKGNDEWIAALQQLKNSIPKNILGLHSKVYSSIEFSYKYLESDEAESCFLLCCLFSKDYDIPIEDF, from the coding sequence ATGGCAGTGGTCTCCCAGACTCtagatttgaaaaatattcaaagTCAAATTGCTGAGATGCTAGGACTGAAAATTGTTGAAGAGTATCCACTTACAAGAGCAAAACGATTAAAAATAAGACTTATGGATAGTAAGAGTGTTCTTGTAATATTGGATGATGTTTGGGATGCACTTGATTTAGATCTTGTAGGAATTCCTAATGGAGGTCAACACAATAGATGCAAGATCTTGTTGACATCAAGAAGTGAAGAAGCCTGCACTCAGATGAAATCtcaaaagatttttaaaattgaagtCTTATCCAAAGAAGAAGCATGGAATCTTTTTAGAGAGATGGCAGGTAATTGTGTTGATACCACTGATCTACGTCAAACAGCAAAAGAGGTTGCAAAAGAATGTGGAGGCCTACCTGTTGCTATTGTAACTGTTGGAAGAGCTCTAGAAAACAAAGGAAATGATGAGTGGATTGCTGCACTTCAACAGCTCAAGAATTCTATCCCAAAAAATATTCTTGGATTGCATTCAAAGGTCTATTCTAGCATTGAGTTCAGTTACAAATATTTAGAAAGTGATGAAGCTGAGTCATGCTTTTTGCTATGCTGTTTATTTTCGAAAGATTATGATATTCCCATTGAAGATTTTTAG